In one window of Clavelina lepadiformis chromosome 4, kaClaLepa1.1, whole genome shotgun sequence DNA:
- the LOC143452845 gene encoding leucine-rich repeat-containing protein 56-like, which yields MSSDWMNGINDNHVNPEPIVFEETELMVNDFLSPNKLQELSGEDDLTNVQTLEMTIDTSETTLGNFGQYLPNLLELRLSDSIIPTVRDVGTSFGCLKILWMSRCGLNDIDGITSMQCLQELYIAYNNIEDVSPVSFLDSLEVLDVEGNKIADVEQIDYLSIMTSLTTLTLSGNPVCHNFRKQIERSCSYREFILGKVPQLMQLDDESSSSTAVESVRPATSMSSHSQEDMDMITSAIKEGLIIESDATPKIDLNFTDSSNSVSEETDDLFSSELPSSFSMNPLRRFNVPRPATAAPTGRSSSLLPEKNPTVQKSRPDSSGSESGKIHDDSSVLTFGDPICGNPIQALRNRRKTPLPVMSLLNHGIDDIRSKPRPSTAGGTRRPIKAERSNFNFEKVAGSDSFNSLKFNSNESLNQNTPDISQRCKFDGPKSPSPSYQQASSTNSSFFKTPTPPRSPQRPQSALDFRTSRFRRSFPSPPSHSVNIMTVENISSRLSQDQIRTQIEDRST from the exons ATGTCCTCAGATTGGATGAATGGTATAAATGATAATCATGTTAATCCAGAACCGATTGTGTTTGAGGAAACGGAATTAATGGTTAATGATTTCCTCTCACCAAATAAATTGCAAGAATTATCTGGTGAGGATGACTTGACAAATGTACAGACCCTTGAAATGACAATCGATACTTCAGAAACTACTCTTGGTAATTTCGGCCAGTACCTTCCAAATTTACTGGAGCTGCGATTGAGCGACAGTATAATCCCAACCGTTCGTGACGTTGGTACTTCATTTGGGTGTCTGAAGATTTTGTGGATGTCCCGTTGTGGCCTTAATGATATCGACGGCATCACATCAATGCAATGTTTACAAGAACTATACATAGCTTATAATAATATTGAGGACGTAAGTCCGGTTAGTTTTCTAGACTCGCTTGAAGTCCTTGATGTGGAGGGTAATAAGATTGCCGATGTGGAACAAATTGATTATTTATCCATAATGACATCGCTAACAACTTTAACACTTTCTGGGAATCCAGTCTGTCATAACTTTCGGAAACAGATTGAGAGAAGCTGTTCATATCGAGAGTTCATCTTGGGAAAAGTGCCGCAGTTAATGCAGCTAGATGACGAGAGTTCCAGTTCAACAGCGGTTGAGAGTGTCCGGCCTGCAACTTCCATGTCGTCCCACTCTCAAGAGGACATGGACATGATTACAAGTGCAATTAAGGAAGGACTTATTATAGAGAGTGACGCGACACCTAAAATCGATTTAAACTTCACTGACAGCAGTAATAGTGTGAGTGAAGAAACAGATGATTTATTTTCCTCTGAACTTCCATCTTCATTTTCGATGAATCCATTGCGGCGATTTAATGTACCTCGGCCAGCAACAGCTGCGCCGACCGGACGATCATCAAGTTTACTACCCGAAAAGAATCCCACTGTTCAAAAATCTCGGCCAGACTCATCTGGGTCTGAAAGTGGTAAAATTCATGACGATTCAAGCGTGCTTACATTTGGTGATCCAATATGTGGTAATCCCATTCAGGCTCTTCGTAACAGACGAAAAACTCCACTGCCGGTGATGTCGCTCTTAAATCATGGAATTGATGACATCAGAAGTAAGCCACGACCTTCTACCGCAGGTGGAACTAGAAGGCCAATTAAAGCCGAAAGatcaaactttaattttgaaaaagtagcTGGGAGTGATTCATTTAACTCCCTGAAGTTTAATTCAAATGAAAGCTTGAACCAAAACACCCCAGATATTAGTCAACGTTGTAAGTTTGATGGCCCAAAAAGTCCTTCACCATCATATCAACAG GCTTCTTCAACCAATAgttcttttttcaaaactcCAACTCCTCCGAGGTCTCCACAGCGACCCCAAAGTGCCCTGGACTTCAGAACGTCACGATTTCGAAGATCTTTTCCATCCCCACCATCTCACTCAGTAAATATAATGACAGTAGAAAATATTTCGAGTCGTCTCAGTCAAGACCAGATAAGAACACAGATTGAAGATAGATCAACTTGA